A part of Acropora palmata chromosome 8, jaAcrPala1.3, whole genome shotgun sequence genomic DNA contains:
- the LOC141890500 gene encoding pleckstrin homology domain-containing family H member 2-like isoform X4 produces the protein MKEGTVAQLQTELENEKQRGILRDKEVEDKASQIKNWMHKKISEYDQKLQDNETVMHEYQKKINEYEEKLDVVNKENEQLRNSHKKAMDMIREMEAKLIFSQDQVLRLSKEVAEGHSQCGDYYVLEPESDQEESGIQSLETNRLMSHSSLDTDTSTMTSTPMSPDRLGDVFVDNNDDEAIKNAPYQPAEIRIKRTSSGKSPSKIPRYIGNSEDQRTAKISYYMSLKRGQKSPGGSQAKFFLQVQDLHNPYAHLVSAENSSCRKHYDSQSTVNSELDNDLETYLEPVDLVYKGGEGLHAELGELVTLHLDSRTFAPGVRTGQEVLSERSSSCSLTDECVVPNPIYQTLEHDGESDETHVNEHGDGPSFFGHGEPQSRPLPAIPSRSEHESTFPLTASPIPKSKQEDEIRTESNITSYLTKTEIQGEEHGEVTSVADSTDNVAMQHMVTQPCLWNDFGSETPPYDTLDTENKNLNNLLTEQTCPVYTTLKGTASQLRNTPFSGESTDSSDNESSCGDYCTPPDELSPTKDQLISKQAKDGLEETTQVLKTCATYTTVSLKKGDQRKEGYLTKLGGHVKNWKKRWFVLSGGNLYYYKSENETNRKPLGQIPLDGTCRIARTDGALTFEVATPKRTFYLTGDTEEVVDDWLRVLHNVMRKFSGTPLFAQVTEKEVMKGWLTKAKHGSAKKCWTVLRGQYLCYFKSEDDMVPFSMTHMIDVIVEELEAPDHDAGLSTETVPYRHYTLVMKSLKQPASTYLLIDSKQEKDSWLFHLKVASGSGIDDMGTEFEREIFELISQDCDPESETWNSYVLTHVKDTITEPLTTLPSKELEKEALKLFKSIHLFTTVKTEEGAIDYHVTLAQNALQTCLDNPELQNEVYCQLIKQTSKHVHKGPEDLGHFFEYCGKSSWLREESFDISSQATIDLRPVQEFVYIQAWQLLSLCTALFAPKHKFLLFLKGHLNRSSTARTNQGKYGIHCLKNLERTLANGKREARPSRMEVLSVLLRKPYDHSCSMSIPVHFIDGSTQVFGFDGSTTVHEFTETINRIVGIRPPSQSGYALFTDNPVNLVEHCLQASVKLCDVISKWEQAMRQSQGRLDTSRIIKLSYKNRLHFKSLSHTETEKEKFFLVLQTSANVMKGRFPVSKEMALEFAALMAQIMYGDYRAQSNSLPSKRVETVISQFCAKAIKEESGKRSRTLRMAEKWSTLHGWSQKECVDKYLENARRWPFFGSKLFEAQQKHTVSAVKKRAVQTEGTQPVWLAVEEDSISILEGEGLRLMCRYRYKHVVTFGGWKEDFMLVVNQSIMRGGNTVEQGTQRLLFVMSRGKILEITLLMASYINAIIRQKGITCDVTETVPTSRQGMDVKVWDLESAEWPMVPGSNVGLL, from the exons CTGAGGAATTCACACAAAAAGGCAATGGATATGATCAGGGAGATGGAAGCAAAACTCATTTTTTCTCAAG ATCAGGTTCTCAGGTTATCCAAGGAAGTTGCTGAGGGCCATTCACAGTGTGGAGACTATTATGTGCTGGAACCTGAGTCGGACCAGGAGGAATCTGGTATCCAATCACTTGAGACCAACAGACTTATGAGTCACTCATCCCTAGATACAGACACGTCCACTATGACTTCAACACCTATGTCTCCAGATAGACTCGGGGATGTGTttgttgataataatgatgatgaagcTATCAAAAACGCTCCATATCAACCTGCTGAAATACGTATCAAGAGAACTTCAAGTGGCAAATCTCCTTCCAAGATTCCGCGATACATTGGAAATTCAGAAGACCAAAGAACTGCAAAAATTTCCTATTACATGTCTCTAAAGAGAGGGCAAAAGAGTCCTGGTGGCTCTCAGGCAAAATTCTTCCTTCAAGTGCAAGATTTACATAATCCATATGCACATTTAGTTTCAGCAGAGAACAGTTCGTGCAGGAAGCACTATGACAGTCAATCAACTGTGAATTCAGAACTTGACAATGACTTAGAAACGTACTTGGAACCTGTTGATCTGGTATATAAGGGAGGAGAAGGATTGCATGCGGAACTTGGGGAATTAGTGACTCTCCATTTGGACAGCCGAACTTTTGCCCCAGGTGTTAGGACTGGGCAAGAAGTTTTGTCAGAAAGGTCATCATCATGTTCACTAACAGATGAATGTGTCGTTCCAAATCCGATTTATCAAACCCTTGAACATGATGGAGAATCAGATGAGACACATGTAAATGAACATGGAGATGGTCCGTCATTTTTTGGCCATGGGGAACCGCAGTCTCGGCCACTACCAGCTATACCTTCAAGGAGTGAACATGAAAGCACATTTCCTCTTACAGCATCACCTATTCCAAAGTCTAAGCAAGAGGATGAGATTAGAACTGAATCTAATATTACCAGTTACttaacaaaaacagaaattcaagGCGAAGAACATGGTGAAGTCACTTCAGTAGCAGACTCTACTGATAATGTAGCTATGCAACACATGGTTACACAACCTTGCCTTTGGAACGATTTTG gctcTGAAACCCCTCCATATGATACCTTGGACACAGAAAACAAGAACCTCAATAATTTGTTAACG gAACAAACTTGTCCTGTTTACACCACACTGAAAGGG ACAGCCTCCCAGTTGCGAAACACACCATTTTCAGGCGAATCCACAGATTCGTCAGATAATGAGAGCTCTTGCGGAGATTACTGCACACCTCCGGATGAACTGTCACCAACCAAGGATCAGcttatttcaaaacaagcaaaagatgGTTTAGAAGAAACAACACAAGTCTTAAAGACTTGTGCAACATACACAACAGTCAGCTTGAAAAAG GGAGATCAAAGGAAGGAGGGCTACCTTACAAAGTTGGGAGGGCATGTGAAAAACTGGAAGAAAAGATGGTTTGTGTTGAGTGGTGGAAACCTCTACTATTACAAGTCAGAG aatgaaacaaacagGAAACCTTTGGGACAGATTCCACTGGATGGTACTTGTAGAATAGCAAGGACAGATGGTGCACTTACATTTGAA GTTGCAACGCCCAAAAGGACTTTTTATCTGACTGGAGATACAGAAGAAGTTGTTGATGACTGGTTGAGAG TTCTACACAATGTGATGAGAAAGTTTTCAGGAACGCCACTTTTTGCTCAAGTGACTGAAAAAGAAGTAATGAAAGGTTGGCTAACTAAG GCGAAGCATGGCTCGGCGAAAAAATGTTGGACAGTTTTACGTGGTCAGTACCTGTGCTACTTCAAGAGTGAAGATGACATG GTGCCATTCAGTATGACTCACATGATTGACGTGATTGTGGAGGAGTTGGAAGCTCCGGATCATGATGCTGGTCTCAGTACAGAAACAGTACCTTACCGTCACTACACACTGGTCATGAAATCGCTCAAGCAGCCTGCCAGTACTTATCTCTTGATTGACTCCAAGCAGGAAAAG GATTCTTGGTTGTTCCATTTGAAAGTTGCATCAGGGAGTGGCATCGACGACATGGGAACGGAGTTCGAGAGGGAAATTTTTGAACTCATTTCACAAGACTGTGATCCTG AGAGTGAAACTTGGAACAGCTACGTCCTAACACATGTCAAAGACACCATCACGGAGCCACTCACAACTCTTCCATCCAAAGAACTGGAGAAGGAGGCTCTCAAACTTTTTAAG TCCATACACCTATTTACAACGGTAAAGACAGAGGAAGGAGCCATTGACTACCACGTAACACTAGCCCAGAATGCTTTGCAGACATGCCTGGATAACCCGGAACTGCAGAATGAGGTGTACTGTCAACTGATCAAACAAACATCAAAACACGTGCACAAAGGACCTGAAGACCTCGGG CATTTCTTTGAATATTGCGGAAAGTCTTCGTGGTTGCGCGAAGAATCATTTGACATCTCGTCCCAGGCTACTATCGACCTTCGCCCAGTTCAAGAGTTTGTTTACATCCAGGCCTGGCAGCTTCTTTCTCTCTGTACGGCTTTGTTTGCTCCCAAACATAAATTTCTGCTCTTTCTCAAGGGGCATCTTAACAGAAGCTCAACAGCCAG AACGAACCAAGGAAAGTACGGAATTCACTGCTTAAAGAACTTAGAAAGAACCTTAGCGAATGGAAAAAGAGAAGCCAGACCTTCGCGAATGGAG GTTCTGTCTGTTTTGCTGCGGAAACCGTACGACCATTCTTGTTCTATGAGTATTCCAGTTCATTTCATTGACGGCAGCACCCAG GTATTTGGTTTTGATGGCTCGACAACTGTCCATGAGTTTACAGAAACAATTAACAGG ATCGTTGGAATTCGTCCACCCTCACAGAGTGGTTACGCACTGTTTACAGATAATCCCGTCAACCTTGTTGAACATTGCTTGCAGGCTAGCGTCAAG TTGTGTGATGTGATATCAAAATGGGAGCAAGCCATGCGTCAGAGTCAGGGAAGACTGGACACAAGTAGGATCATCAAACTTTCTTACAAGAACAG GTTACACTTCAAGAGTCTGAGCCAcacagaaacagaaaaagagaagttttttcttgttctccAG ACAAGTGCCAATGTTATGAAGGGGCGCTTCCCAGTCAGCAAAGAAATGGCGCTTGAGTTTGCAGCATTGATGGCACAG ATCATGTATGGCGATTATCGAGCTCAAAGCAATTCATTGCCCAGCAAAAGAGTTGAAACTGTCATCTCCCAATTTTGCGCTAAAGCTATCAAGGAAGAGAGCGGAAAACG TTCGCGTACACTGCGCATGGCTGAGAAATGGTCGACGCTTCATGGCTGGAGTCAGAAGGAATGCGTTGACAAGTATCTTGAGAATGCGCGCAGGTGGCCGTTTTTCGGCTCCAAGCTCTTCGAAGCACAG CAAAAGCACACAGTATCTGCTGTGAAGAAACGAGCCGTTCAAACAGAGGGGACTCAGCCAGTTTGGTTGGCGGTTGAAGAGGACAGCATCAGTATCTTGGAAGGAGAAGGGCTG cGTCTGATGTGCCGGTATAGGTACAAACACGTGGTAACATTCGGAGGATGGAAGGAAGATTTTATGTTAGTGGTCAACCAATCGATCATGCGTGGCGGGAATACCGTGGAACAGGGAACGCAGAGACTGTTGTTTGTTATGTCGAGAGGAAAG ATCCTCGAAATAACTCTTCTCATGGCGAGTTACATCAATGCCATTATCCGACAGAAAGGCATcacttgtgacgtcactgaGACGGTGCCAACCAGCAGACAGGGAATGGACGTGAAGGTCTGGGATCTCGAGAGTGCCGAATGGCCCATGGTGCCTGGATCAAATGTGGGGCTTCTATAA